The proteins below are encoded in one region of Knoellia sp. S7-12:
- a CDS encoding gluconokinase, producing the protein MSPNPGTSAPATRHVIVMGVSGSGKTTIAEGVTEQTGWAFAEADEFHPKANITKMEAGTALTDEDRWPWLGALGAWMQQKSAEGTSTVITCSALKRTYRDVLRSGLDSLDFIHLDGPAEVIRERMGGRKGHFMPPELLQSQLDTLEALDADESGVFLDIRRTPEQVIDEAVAWLKH; encoded by the coding sequence GTGAGCCCTAATCCCGGCACATCGGCCCCGGCCACGCGACACGTCATCGTCATGGGGGTGTCAGGGTCGGGCAAGACGACGATCGCCGAGGGCGTCACCGAGCAGACGGGGTGGGCGTTCGCCGAGGCCGACGAGTTCCACCCCAAGGCCAACATCACCAAGATGGAGGCTGGCACGGCGCTGACTGACGAGGATCGCTGGCCCTGGCTCGGAGCGCTCGGTGCCTGGATGCAGCAGAAGTCGGCGGAGGGAACCTCGACGGTCATCACCTGCTCGGCACTCAAGCGGACCTATCGGGATGTCCTGCGGAGCGGGCTCGACTCGCTCGACTTCATCCACCTCGACGGACCCGCGGAAGTGATCCGTGAGCGCATGGGCGGACGCAAGGGTCACTTCATGCCTCCAGAGCTGCTCCAGTCGCAGCTCGACACTCTCGAGGCCCTCGATGCCGACGAGAGCGGTGTCTTCCTCGACATCCGTCGCACTCCGGAGCAAGTCATCGACGAAGCTGTCGCTTGGCTCAAGCACTGA
- a CDS encoding GntP family permease, whose product MTRRIAVLTAAEIEPAYGTGPLLAIAAIAVLVLLTLIMKFKLHAFVALVLVSFLTALATRIPFAEVIPTLLDGFGSTLANVALLVGLGAMIGRLLEVSGGAQVLADTLIRRFGEQRAPLALGVASLLFGFPIFFDAGLVVMLPIIFSVARRFGGSVLTYALPAAGAFAVMHAFVPPHPGPVAASELLGADIGLTVIIGLLIGIPTWYIASYLFGISTGKRFVIPVPDDIAGEQEEDHRLPTFGTVLSILLLPLVLIFLNTGLNTLSTAGVVDGEATWVSALRMVGQTPVALLITVLVAMVLLREGRSAATLEKIVDSALGPVCAIILVTGAGGMFGGVLRASGIGEALAGSLESTGLPLIVAAFAVSTALRVAQGSATVALTTTAGLMAPTVAATSGLSSVDLACLVIAIASGATVLSHVNDSGFWLVGKFLGMDEKTTLKTWTVMETLIGVVGFSFAALVSAVL is encoded by the coding sequence ATGACGAGGAGGATCGCCGTGCTTACTGCTGCGGAGATCGAACCGGCCTACGGAACCGGACCCCTGCTTGCCATCGCCGCCATCGCGGTGCTGGTGCTGCTCACCCTGATCATGAAGTTCAAGCTGCACGCCTTCGTGGCCCTCGTGCTCGTCAGCTTCCTGACGGCGCTCGCGACGCGGATCCCCTTCGCCGAGGTCATCCCGACCCTCCTGGACGGCTTCGGTTCGACGCTGGCCAACGTGGCTCTGCTCGTCGGGCTCGGCGCCATGATCGGGCGGCTGCTCGAGGTGAGTGGCGGCGCCCAGGTCCTCGCCGACACCCTCATCCGCCGCTTCGGTGAGCAACGAGCACCACTTGCCCTCGGCGTGGCCTCGCTGCTCTTCGGCTTCCCGATCTTCTTCGACGCCGGCCTTGTCGTGATGCTGCCGATCATCTTCAGCGTCGCGCGCCGGTTCGGCGGATCGGTCCTGACCTATGCGCTGCCGGCTGCTGGTGCGTTCGCCGTCATGCACGCCTTCGTCCCGCCGCACCCCGGCCCCGTTGCCGCGAGCGAGCTCCTCGGAGCCGACATCGGCCTCACCGTGATCATCGGCCTCCTCATCGGCATCCCGACCTGGTACATCGCGTCATATCTCTTCGGTATCTCGACGGGGAAGCGCTTCGTGATCCCGGTGCCCGACGACATCGCGGGGGAGCAGGAAGAGGACCACCGACTTCCCACCTTTGGCACGGTGCTCTCGATCCTGCTGCTTCCCCTCGTCCTCATCTTCCTCAACACCGGACTCAACACCCTCTCGACCGCTGGGGTCGTCGATGGCGAGGCGACATGGGTCAGCGCCCTGCGCATGGTTGGTCAGACTCCGGTCGCTCTGCTCATCACCGTCCTGGTGGCCATGGTCCTGCTGCGAGAGGGGCGCTCGGCCGCGACCCTCGAGAAGATCGTTGACAGTGCCCTGGGCCCGGTCTGCGCGATCATCCTCGTCACCGGCGCAGGAGGGATGTTCGGTGGGGTGCTGCGAGCCAGCGGCATCGGCGAGGCGCTCGCCGGCAGTCTCGAATCAACCGGCCTCCCGCTGATCGTGGCGGCGTTCGCCGTGTCCACGGCACTGCGCGTCGCGCAGGGATCGGCCACCGTGGCCCTCACCACCACGGCCGGCCTCATGGCGCCGACCGTCGCCGCCACGTCGGGGCTGTCATCGGTCGACCTGGCCTGCCTCGTCATCGCCATCGCCTCGGGTGCGACGGTGCTCTCTCACGTGAACGACTCCGGCTTCTGGCTGGTGGGTAAGTTCTTGGGCATGGATGAGAAGACGACGCTCAAGACGTGGACCGTGATGGAAACCCTCATCGGCGTCGTGGGGTTCTCGTTCGCGGCGCTCGTGAGCGCAGTTCTGTGA
- a CDS encoding FCD domain-containing protein — translation MTQSPPAPTPAIRPSSLHGQVLARIGADLVDGKLTQGTVVTMDSLESQYGASRSAIREVVRVLESIGVAVSRRRVGVRFLPQSQWEALSPVVVAWRLDGGQRADQLRELSELRRGIEPVAASLAAQRATPEQVDAMTAAVVGMSVTGPRGDLERYLEHDVAFHTTLLEASGNAALASFAPLVHEALRGRTAHHLMPTVPEPDAIRWHVEVAQAVAAGEAVRAEATMRQIVHEAQESMSAVLDEEPATQG, via the coding sequence GTGACTCAGTCCCCTCCGGCCCCGACACCGGCGATCCGCCCGTCCAGCCTGCACGGCCAGGTGCTGGCTCGGATCGGCGCCGATCTCGTCGACGGGAAGCTCACCCAGGGCACGGTCGTCACCATGGACTCCCTCGAATCGCAGTACGGCGCCTCCCGCAGCGCCATCCGCGAGGTCGTGCGTGTCCTCGAGTCCATCGGCGTCGCCGTCAGCCGCCGTCGCGTCGGGGTGCGCTTCCTCCCCCAGTCCCAGTGGGAGGCGCTCTCTCCCGTCGTGGTCGCCTGGCGTCTCGATGGTGGGCAGCGCGCCGACCAGCTCCGCGAACTCAGCGAGCTCCGACGCGGCATCGAACCCGTCGCCGCATCACTGGCCGCCCAACGCGCCACCCCGGAGCAGGTTGACGCCATGACCGCGGCAGTTGTCGGCATGTCCGTCACCGGCCCGCGCGGGGACCTCGAGCGATATCTCGAGCACGACGTCGCCTTCCACACGACGCTCCTCGAGGCCAGTGGCAACGCCGCCCTCGCCAGCTTTGCCCCCCTCGTGCACGAGGCCTTGCGAGGCCGCACTGCGCACCATCTCATGCCCACAGTCCCCGAGCCCGACGCCATCCGTTGGCACGTGGAGGTGGCCCAGGCCGTTGCGGCCGGTGAAGCCGTGCGGGCTGAGGCGACGATGCGCCAGATCGTCCATGAGGCCCAGGAGTCCATGTCCGCGGTGCTGGATGAGGAACCGGCAACGCAAGGGTGA
- a CDS encoding sugar-binding protein, protein MRSLTKLMAVTAVAALALTGCGRADEDTSTDTASGGASGATGGFAADSMIGVSLPQKTSENWVLAENLFKDDLAKAGFKADVQFANGGVGEQQNQIQSMVTKGAKVIVVGAIDGAQLGTQVKAAKDSGATVIAYDRLLLNTAAVDYYVAYDNFKVGVLQGNALLEGMAAKKPAGPYNIELFAGSPDDANAKVFFDGAMSVLQPKIDDGTLKVVSGQTQFTQAVTQGWKAENAQKRADTLLSASYSSATLDGVLSPNDTLARAVITSVKAAGKPVPVITGQDSEVESIKSIMAGEQYSTINKDTRALVAETIKMVQALQKGEKPTVNDEKSYNNTVKVVPANLLAPQIVTKANAKEAYANDPTLSKLTQ, encoded by the coding sequence ATGCGTTCCCTCACCAAGCTGATGGCGGTCACCGCCGTGGCCGCGCTCGCGCTGACCGGCTGTGGCCGGGCCGACGAGGACACCTCCACCGACACAGCCAGTGGTGGCGCCAGTGGCGCGACCGGTGGCTTCGCCGCCGACTCCATGATCGGCGTCTCCCTCCCGCAGAAGACCTCCGAGAACTGGGTCCTCGCCGAGAACCTCTTCAAGGACGACCTCGCCAAGGCTGGCTTCAAGGCCGACGTGCAGTTCGCCAACGGTGGTGTAGGTGAGCAGCAGAACCAGATCCAGTCCATGGTCACCAAGGGCGCCAAGGTCATCGTCGTCGGCGCGATCGACGGTGCCCAGCTCGGCACCCAGGTCAAGGCCGCGAAGGACTCGGGAGCGACGGTCATTGCCTACGACCGTCTCCTGTTGAACACCGCCGCTGTCGACTACTACGTCGCCTACGACAACTTCAAGGTCGGTGTGCTGCAGGGCAATGCACTCCTCGAGGGCATGGCCGCCAAGAAGCCGGCCGGTCCCTACAACATCGAGCTCTTCGCCGGTTCGCCCGATGACGCCAATGCCAAGGTCTTCTTCGATGGCGCGATGAGCGTCCTCCAGCCCAAGATCGACGACGGCACCCTCAAGGTCGTGTCCGGGCAGACCCAGTTCACCCAGGCCGTCACCCAGGGCTGGAAGGCCGAGAACGCGCAGAAGCGCGCCGACACCCTTCTGTCCGCGTCCTATTCGTCCGCAACGCTCGATGGCGTCCTCTCCCCGAACGACACCTTGGCCCGTGCGGTCATCACGTCGGTCAAGGCTGCAGGCAAGCCCGTTCCGGTCATCACGGGTCAGGACTCCGAGGTCGAGTCGATCAAGTCGATCATGGCTGGCGAGCAGTACTCCACGATCAACAAGGACACCCGCGCCCTCGTCGCCGAGACGATCAAGATGGTGCAGGCCCTCCAGAAGGGCGAGAAGCCCACGGTCAACGACGAGAAGTCCTACAACAACACGGTCAAGGTTGTCCCGGCCAACCTTCTCGCGCCGCAGATCGTCACCAAGGCGAACGCCAAGGAGGCCTACGCCAACGACCCGACCCTGTCCAAGCTCACGCAGTGA
- the mmsB gene encoding multiple monosaccharide ABC transporter permease has protein sequence MNKLKEIFGGDTRQFGMIFALVFLIVLFQFLTDGLTLDPGNVINIFQGNSYILVMAIGMVLVIIAGHIDLSVGSIAAFAGIVVAIAMRDWGIPWWLGILLGLGIGAVVGAWQGFWVAIVGIPAFIVTLAGMLIFRGANQYVGKSNTVPVGEDFQRIGAGYLPELGPATGYNNPTIIIGVLVCAAIVFGVVRNRRNQKKIGAVIEDSRVTWIRLALICIAILAVAFLMASGRRGTSLPISALILGGLVLLYGFISTRTIIGRHVYAVGGNRHAAELSGVRSKRVNFLVMMNMAILASLAGMMFVARSNASGPFDGVGWELDAIAAVFIGGAAVTGGVGTVVGAVIGGLVMAVLNNGLQLLGVGADMTQIIKGLVLLVAVAFDVYNKSQGRRSLVGLMMKNFGGRATQETSDTVKQES, from the coding sequence ATGAACAAGCTCAAGGAGATCTTCGGTGGAGACACCCGCCAGTTCGGGATGATCTTTGCCCTCGTCTTCCTCATCGTGCTCTTCCAGTTCCTCACGGACGGGTTGACGCTCGACCCCGGCAACGTCATCAACATCTTCCAGGGCAACAGCTACATCCTCGTGATGGCGATCGGGATGGTCCTCGTCATCATCGCCGGCCACATCGATCTCTCGGTCGGGTCGATCGCGGCCTTCGCCGGCATCGTCGTTGCCATCGCCATGCGCGATTGGGGCATCCCCTGGTGGCTCGGCATCCTGCTCGGCCTCGGCATCGGTGCCGTCGTCGGTGCATGGCAGGGCTTCTGGGTCGCGATCGTCGGCATCCCCGCCTTCATCGTCACCCTGGCCGGCATGCTCATCTTCCGCGGCGCCAACCAGTACGTCGGCAAGTCAAACACCGTCCCCGTCGGCGAGGACTTTCAGAGGATCGGCGCCGGCTACCTCCCGGAACTGGGCCCGGCCACGGGCTACAACAACCCGACGATCATCATCGGTGTGCTCGTCTGCGCGGCGATCGTCTTCGGGGTCGTGCGCAACCGACGCAACCAGAAGAAGATCGGTGCGGTGATCGAGGACTCTCGCGTGACCTGGATCAGGCTGGCCCTCATCTGCATCGCGATCCTCGCGGTCGCCTTCCTCATGGCGTCGGGTCGCCGGGGTACGTCGCTGCCGATCTCGGCGCTCATCCTCGGTGGCCTCGTCCTGCTCTACGGCTTCATCTCGACCCGCACGATCATCGGTCGCCACGTCTACGCGGTCGGTGGCAACCGGCACGCCGCCGAGCTGTCCGGTGTGCGCTCCAAGCGGGTCAACTTCCTCGTCATGATGAACATGGCGATCCTCGCCTCCCTCGCGGGGATGATGTTCGTCGCCCGCTCCAACGCGTCCGGCCCGTTCGACGGCGTCGGCTGGGAGCTCGACGCAATCGCGGCCGTCTTCATCGGTGGCGCCGCGGTCACCGGCGGTGTCGGCACGGTCGTCGGAGCCGTCATCGGTGGCCTCGTCATGGCCGTGCTCAACAACGGGCTCCAGCTCCTGGGGGTCGGCGCGGACATGACCCAGATCATCAAGGGTCTCGTCCTGCTCGTGGCCGTCGCCTTTGACGTCTACAACAAGTCGCAGGGTCGACGATCCCTCGTCGGTCTGATGATGAAGAACTTCGGCGGTCGAGCCACCCAGGAGACCTCCGACACGGTGAAGCAAGAGTCCTGA
- the mmsA gene encoding multiple monosaccharide ABC transporter ATP-binding protein, giving the protein MTAITKTFPGVKALSDVTLTVRRGDVHAICGENGAGKSTLMKVLSGVHPHGTYDGTIRFNGADVTFNNIRDSEHAGIVIIHQELALIPELSIAENIFLGNEETRRGAIDWVKTNNRARDLLARVGLEEDPETPIKNIGVGKQQLVEIAKALAKDVQLLILDEPTAALNEEDSRHLLDLIRGLQGKGITSIMISHKLNEIEAIADAITIIRDGETVETLDVREGAVDEDRIIRGMVGRSLESRFPDHTPEIGEVMFEVRNWTVSHPQVPDRLVAKQSEFFVRRGEIVGFAGLMGSGRTELMRSIFGHSYGNWMSGEMTLNGKRVDLRNVPAAIDAGIGYVTEDRKSLGLNLLDDIKSTTVSAKLKKIAHNLVIDRRAEHTAADDYRKALRTKAPSVDYGVAKLSGGNQQKVVLSKWLFTDPDLLILDEPTRGIDVGAKFEIYGIIQRLASEGKGVIVVSSELPELLGLSDRIYTISEGRITGVLDKKHADQESLMRLMTRTGPVKSTSESTPKDAA; this is encoded by the coding sequence ATGACGGCCATCACCAAGACCTTTCCTGGTGTCAAGGCCCTCTCCGACGTCACCCTCACGGTGCGCCGCGGTGACGTCCACGCCATCTGCGGCGAGAACGGCGCGGGCAAGTCGACCCTGATGAAGGTCCTGTCCGGTGTCCACCCCCACGGCACCTACGACGGGACGATCCGCTTCAACGGGGCCGACGTCACGTTCAACAACATCCGCGACTCCGAGCACGCCGGCATCGTGATCATCCACCAGGAGCTCGCCCTCATCCCCGAGCTCTCCATCGCCGAGAACATCTTCCTCGGCAACGAGGAGACCAGGCGCGGCGCGATCGACTGGGTCAAGACCAACAACCGAGCGCGAGACCTCCTCGCCCGCGTCGGTCTCGAAGAGGACCCGGAGACCCCGATCAAGAACATCGGCGTCGGCAAGCAGCAGCTCGTCGAGATCGCGAAGGCCCTGGCCAAGGACGTGCAGCTGCTCATCCTCGACGAGCCGACCGCGGCGCTCAACGAGGAGGACTCACGACACCTGCTCGACCTCATCCGCGGCCTGCAGGGCAAGGGCATCACGTCGATCATGATCAGCCACAAGCTCAACGAGATCGAGGCGATCGCCGACGCCATCACGATCATCCGCGACGGCGAGACCGTCGAGACCCTTGACGTGCGTGAGGGTGCCGTCGACGAGGACCGCATCATCCGCGGGATGGTCGGCCGCTCGCTCGAGTCGCGCTTCCCCGACCACACCCCCGAGATCGGTGAGGTGATGTTCGAGGTCAGGAACTGGACCGTGTCCCATCCGCAGGTGCCGGACCGGCTCGTGGCCAAGCAGTCCGAGTTCTTCGTGCGGCGCGGTGAGATCGTCGGCTTCGCCGGACTCATGGGTTCGGGGCGCACGGAGCTGATGCGTTCGATCTTCGGTCACTCCTACGGCAACTGGATGAGCGGCGAGATGACGCTCAACGGCAAGCGGGTCGACCTGCGCAACGTGCCCGCCGCGATCGATGCTGGCATCGGCTACGTCACCGAGGACCGCAAATCACTGGGCCTGAACCTCCTCGACGACATCAAGTCGACGACGGTCTCGGCCAAACTCAAGAAGATCGCCCACAACCTCGTCATCGACCGCAGGGCCGAGCACACGGCTGCCGACGACTACCGCAAGGCGCTTCGCACCAAGGCGCCGTCGGTCGACTATGGCGTGGCCAAGCTCTCGGGTGGCAACCAGCAGAAGGTCGTCCTCTCCAAGTGGCTCTTCACCGACCCCGACCTGCTCATCCTCGACGAGCCCACCCGCGGCATCGACGTCGGCGCGAAGTTCGAGATCTACGGGATCATCCAGCGGCTTGCCAGCGAGGGCAAGGGCGTCATCGTCGTCAGTTCCGAGCTGCCCGAGCTGCTTGGCCTGAGCGACCGCATCTACACGATCAGTGAGGGCCGGATCACCGGCGTCCTCGACAAGAAGCACGCGGACCAGGAGTCGCTCATGCGTCTCATGACCAGGACCGGCCCTGTGAAGTCCACCTCTGAATCCACCCCGAAGGACGCAGCATGA
- a CDS encoding helix-turn-helix transcriptional regulator — protein MAPRQRMPRPDDEAAVFVISVAAELAGMHAQTLRQYDRIGLVTPSRTRGGGRRYSARDVELLREVQRLSQEEGISLPGIARILELENQVNALRARVAEVTREVDLLRIAAAGGSRVFSVGPGGEILASRLGERPRRRPGGGSASQALVLWRP, from the coding sequence ATGGCGCCGCGCCAACGGATGCCGCGACCGGATGACGAGGCTGCTGTCTTCGTCATCTCGGTCGCGGCCGAGCTCGCTGGCATGCACGCCCAGACCCTGCGTCAGTACGACCGAATCGGTCTCGTCACGCCGTCACGCACGCGAGGTGGCGGCCGGCGCTACTCGGCGCGCGACGTCGAGCTGCTCCGCGAGGTGCAACGCCTCTCCCAGGAGGAGGGCATCAGCCTCCCGGGCATCGCCCGCATCCTCGAGCTCGAGAACCAGGTCAACGCCCTCCGAGCCCGCGTCGCTGAGGTGACCCGAGAAGTCGACCTGCTCCGCATCGCCGCAGCCGGGGGCTCGCGGGTGTTCTCCGTCGGACCGGGTGGCGAGATCCTCGCCAGCCGGCTGGGGGAGCGGCCGCGCCGCCGGCCCGGGGGTGGCTCCGCATCGCAGGCTCTCGTCCTCTGGCGCCCCTGA
- a CDS encoding DnaJ C-terminal domain-containing protein, with protein MASQDWFEKDFYAILGVPKDADSTAIKKAYRKLARKHHPDKNPGDAAAERKFKDIGEANAVLSDTKQREEYDAVRQMAHGGARFTAGGAGGNGGFDDVFSAFGGGGGSRVRFDTGGGSSYGGYPGGGGDPDVNDLLAQMFGGAAGASAGRGQAGYAGYGAPRGPRKGADVQASTTLPFRDAVEGSTVTLRTAEGRTINARIPAGVRDGQKIRLRGKGQPGEPGAAAGDLMLAVSVEKHPVFGRDGDNLTLDLPVSFAEAALGATIAVPTLDGSNVKVRIAPGTPSGRVLRVKGRGVAGKTSTGDLLAKVQVIVPNALSDRAREAVEVLQAEADGVDPRAELADRARA; from the coding sequence ATGGCGAGTCAGGATTGGTTCGAGAAGGACTTCTACGCGATCCTCGGCGTCCCCAAGGATGCCGACTCCACCGCGATCAAGAAGGCCTACCGCAAGCTCGCCCGCAAGCATCACCCTGACAAGAACCCGGGTGATGCGGCTGCCGAGCGGAAGTTCAAGGACATCGGCGAAGCCAACGCGGTGCTGTCCGACACCAAGCAGCGCGAGGAGTATGACGCCGTTCGCCAGATGGCCCACGGCGGCGCACGCTTCACGGCTGGCGGTGCGGGTGGCAACGGCGGTTTCGACGACGTCTTCAGCGCCTTCGGTGGCGGCGGCGGGTCCCGCGTGCGCTTCGACACCGGCGGTGGGTCGTCCTATGGCGGCTATCCCGGCGGTGGCGGTGATCCCGACGTCAACGACCTGCTGGCGCAGATGTTCGGTGGCGCTGCCGGTGCTTCCGCTGGGCGCGGACAGGCGGGGTATGCCGGATACGGCGCCCCCCGCGGTCCGCGCAAGGGGGCCGACGTGCAGGCCTCCACGACACTCCCGTTCCGCGATGCGGTCGAGGGCTCGACCGTGACGCTGCGCACTGCCGAGGGGCGCACCATCAACGCGCGCATCCCTGCTGGTGTCAGGGACGGTCAGAAGATCCGGCTCCGCGGCAAGGGCCAGCCCGGCGAGCCGGGTGCCGCCGCGGGTGACCTCATGCTTGCCGTGTCGGTGGAGAAGCACCCGGTCTTCGGACGTGACGGCGACAACCTCACACTCGACCTCCCGGTGTCCTTCGCCGAGGCTGCGCTCGGCGCCACCATCGCCGTGCCGACCCTCGACGGCAGCAACGTCAAGGTGCGCATCGCTCCGGGCACACCGTCCGGTCGCGTCCTGCGCGTCAAGGGCCGCGGCGTCGCGGGCAAGACCTCGACCGGCGACCTGCTGGCCAAGGTCCAGGTCATCGTCCCGAATGCGTTGTCCGACAGGGCTCGTGAGGCCGTCGAGGTCCTGCAGGCCGAAGCGGATGGCGTGGACCCGCGGGCTGAGCTCGCTGACCGGGCTCGGGCCTGA
- the grpE gene encoding nucleotide exchange factor GrpE has translation MTDARMPGEGEVFDGEIVDEESETAADATAEDTESDAINTESINDGEEVAPAQAGATTPAFAPAPAVDDSTEHPDTALAAQRLDDLQRLNAEYVNYKRRVDRDRASVQERAVRDVLESVLPVLDDIQLARNHGDLTDGPFAAIADKLEASLGKFGLTRFGGVGETFDPMQHEALMHAAWDASNPELPTDATATTVVQVLQPGYRTGDQVLRPARVAVADPE, from the coding sequence GTGACAGACGCTCGTATGCCGGGTGAGGGCGAGGTCTTCGACGGCGAGATCGTTGATGAGGAGTCGGAGACGGCCGCTGACGCGACTGCCGAGGACACCGAGTCTGACGCGATCAACACCGAGTCGATCAACGACGGTGAGGAGGTGGCCCCGGCGCAGGCCGGGGCCACCACCCCCGCGTTCGCTCCGGCGCCCGCGGTCGATGACAGCACCGAGCACCCCGACACGGCGCTCGCGGCGCAGCGGCTCGATGACCTCCAGCGACTCAATGCGGAGTACGTCAACTACAAGCGGCGTGTCGATCGTGACCGGGCGAGTGTCCAGGAGCGAGCGGTGCGTGACGTCCTGGAGTCGGTGCTCCCAGTGCTCGATGACATCCAGCTGGCGCGCAATCACGGCGACCTCACCGACGGTCCGTTCGCGGCGATCGCCGACAAGCTCGAGGCCAGCCTCGGCAAGTTCGGGCTGACCCGCTTCGGCGGCGTCGGTGAGACCTTCGACCCGATGCAGCACGAGGCCCTGATGCACGCCGCGTGGGACGCCTCCAACCCGGAGCTGCCCACCGACGCGACGGCCACCACGGTGGTTCAGGTGCTCCAGCCCGGCTACCGCACCGGCGACCAGGTCCTCCGCCCCGCGCGGGTGGCCGTCGCCGATCCTGAATGA
- the dnaK gene encoding molecular chaperone DnaK, whose amino-acid sequence MARAVGIDLGTTNSAVAVLEGGEPTIIANSEGGRTTPSVVAFTKGGEVLVGEIAKRQAVTNADRTLRSVKRHIGTDWSSEDIDGKKYNAQEISARTLQKLKRDAEAYLGEPVTDAVITVPAYFDDAERQATKEAGEIAGLNVLRIVNEPTAAALAYGLDKGKEDELILVFDLGGGTFDVSLLEVGKDPEDGFATIQVRATSGDNQLGGDDWDDRVVQHLLTIVKNNTGVDLSKDKIAMQRLRDAAEQAKKELSSASSTNISMQYLSMSENGPIHLDETLTRAQFEQMTKDLLDRTKQPFQNVIKDAGINVADIDHVVLVGGSTRMPSVTSLVKELTGGKDPNKGVNPDEVVALGAALQAGVLKGERKDVLLIDVTPLSLGIETKGGLFTKLIERNTAIPTKRSEVFSTAEDNQPSVLIQVFQGEREIAQQNKALGTFELSGIAPAPRGVPQVEVTFDIDANGIVHVTAKDRGTGKEQKITISGGSALSKEEIERMVKDAEAHADEDKLRREETETRNQAESLVFSTEKFLAESGDKLSDDARKPVDEALVALKDALKPEAETSREDIQSKIDTLNEESQKMGAAMYAAAAEQGESGDGSTGEGTEGAPADDAASDEDVVDAEVVEDDDTDQDKK is encoded by the coding sequence ATGGCCCGTGCAGTCGGTATCGACCTCGGAACCACCAACTCAGCAGTCGCCGTCCTCGAGGGTGGCGAGCCCACGATCATCGCGAACTCCGAAGGTGGGCGCACGACCCCGTCGGTCGTCGCCTTCACCAAGGGCGGAGAGGTCCTCGTCGGAGAGATCGCCAAGCGTCAGGCCGTGACCAACGCCGACCGCACACTGCGCTCCGTCAAGCGCCACATCGGCACCGACTGGAGCAGCGAGGACATCGACGGCAAGAAGTACAACGCGCAGGAGATCAGCGCCCGCACGCTCCAGAAGCTCAAGCGCGACGCCGAGGCCTACCTCGGTGAGCCCGTCACCGACGCGGTCATCACCGTCCCCGCCTACTTCGACGACGCCGAGCGTCAGGCCACCAAGGAGGCCGGCGAGATCGCGGGCCTCAACGTCCTGCGGATCGTCAACGAGCCGACCGCTGCGGCCCTGGCCTACGGCCTCGACAAGGGCAAGGAGGACGAGCTCATCCTCGTCTTCGACCTCGGTGGTGGCACCTTCGACGTGTCCCTCCTCGAGGTCGGCAAGGACCCGGAGGACGGCTTCGCCACCATCCAGGTCCGCGCGACCAGCGGTGACAACCAGCTTGGTGGTGACGACTGGGACGACCGCGTCGTCCAGCACCTCCTCACCATCGTCAAGAACAACACCGGTGTCGACCTGTCCAAGGACAAGATCGCGATGCAGCGTCTGCGCGACGCCGCCGAGCAGGCCAAGAAGGAGCTCTCCTCGGCCAGCTCGACCAACATCTCGATGCAGTACCTCTCGATGAGCGAGAACGGCCCGATCCACCTCGACGAGACGCTGACCCGCGCGCAGTTCGAGCAGATGACCAAGGACCTGCTCGACCGCACCAAGCAGCCGTTCCAGAACGTCATCAAGGACGCCGGCATCAACGTCGCCGACATCGACCACGTGGTCCTCGTCGGTGGCTCGACCCGCATGCCCTCCGTGACGTCACTCGTCAAGGAACTCACCGGTGGCAAGGACCCCAACAAGGGTGTCAACCCCGACGAGGTCGTGGCGCTCGGCGCTGCCCTCCAGGCCGGTGTCCTCAAGGGTGAGCGCAAGGACGTCCTCCTCATCGACGTCACGCCGCTCTCGCTCGGCATCGAGACCAAGGGTGGGCTCTTCACCAAGCTCATCGAGCGCAACACCGCGATCCCGACCAAGCGCTCCGAGGTGTTCTCGACCGCTGAGGACAACCAGCCCAGCGTTCTCATCCAGGTCTTTCAGGGTGAGCGGGAGATCGCTCAGCAGAACAAGGCGCTCGGCACGTTCGAGCTCTCCGGCATCGCGCCCGCCCCGCGTGGCGTCCCGCAGGTCGAGGTCACCTTCGACATCGACGCCAACGGCATCGTCCACGTGACGGCCAAGGACCGTGGCACCGGCAAGGAGCAGAAGATCACCATCTCGGGCGGCAGCGCGCTGTCCAAGGAGGAGATCGAGCGCATGGTCAAGGACGCCGAGGCCCACGCCGACGAGGACAAGCTTCGCCGCGAGGAGACCGAGACCCGCAACCAGGCCGAGTCCCTCGTCTTCTCGACCGAGAAGTTCCTCGCCGAGTCCGGTGACAAGCTCAGCGACGACGCCCGCAAGCCCGTCGACGAGGCGCTCGTCGCCCTCAAGGACGCCCTCAAGCCCGAGGCAGAGACGTCGCGCGAGGACATCCAGTCCAAGATCGACACCCTCAACGAGGAGTCCCAGAAGATGGGGGCTGCCATGTATGCCGCGGCGGCCGAGCAGGGTGAGTCCGGCGACGGTTCGACGGGCGAGGGCACCGAAGGCGCCCCGGCCGACGACGCTGCGTCCGATGAGGACGTCGTGGACGCCGAGGTCGTCGAGGACGACGACACCGACCAGGACAAGAAGTGA